From one Triticum aestivum cultivar Chinese Spring chromosome 4B, IWGSC CS RefSeq v2.1, whole genome shotgun sequence genomic stretch:
- the LOC123090793 gene encoding importin-5 has protein sequence MDPQAAEGQDAAAAVLGADPAPLTALLGDLASPANEARSRAERTFHALRASHPDPLALRLAHLLLSPAHPAAPMAAVLLRRLISPGSQAFVYPALAPATQSSLRALLLSAASAPGLSRSISKKLSDAVAELATHLLPSGSWPDLLTFLYKSVASPSSPPALQESALNTLARLASHLAAGFPDLHALLLAALSHPSSADVRVAGLNAAISVIQSLPSAAERDRFQDLLPAMMRALAESLNCGNEGSAQEALEMMIELAGLEPRFLRRQLPDVVASMLQIAEAPGLEDGTRHLAVEFVVTLAEARERAPGMMRRLPRYVGRLFAVVMNMLLDVQDEPAWYAAVSEEEDAGETGSFVFAQECLDRLAIAVGGNTILPVAAELLPSFIGAEEWKRRHAALMTISQIAEGCAKVMTKNLDQVVGMVLNSFNDPHPRVRWAAINAVGQLSTDLGPELQNKLHHVVLPALASAMDDSENPRVQAHAASAILNFSENCRPEILTPYLDVIVGKLLLLLQSGSQMVQEGALTALASAADSSQEHFQKYYDAVMPYLKAILMNATDKSSRMLRAKSMECISLVGMAVGKQKFRDDAKQVMEVLMSLQGSHMEADDPITSYMLQAWARLCKCLGQEFLPYMSVVMPPLLQSAQLKPDVSVTSAGEDGESDDDGVETITLGDKRIGIRTSLLEEKATACSMLCCYADELKEGFFPWIDQVATTLVPLLKFYFHDEVRKAAVSAMPELLRSAKLAVEKGQAQGRDNSYLKQLSDYIVPALVEAMHKEPDTQICASILESLNESIQMSGTLLDEGQVRYIVEGIKEVITASSNRRTERTERANAEDFDSEEDELLREENEQEDEIFDQVGDCLGTLVKTFKTYFLPFFDELSVYLTPMLGKDKTSEERRVTICIFDDVAEHCREAAVRYYDTYLPSLLEACASENPDVRQAAVYGIGICAEFGGSAFRPHTGEALSRLYDVIKHPNALDLDNAMAYDNSVSALGKICQFHRDSIDASQVIPAWLSCLPLKNDLVEAKIVHEQMCAMLEKSDSELLGHNNQHLPKIVSTFAEILCAGKDLATEQTASKIVNLLRQLQTTLPPSVLASTWSTLQPQQQLALQSVLTS, from the exons ATGGATCCGcaggcggcggaggggcaggacgcggcggcggcggtgctgggcgCGGACCCGGCGCCGCTGACGGCGCTGCTGGGGGACCTGGCGTCGCCGGCCAACGAGGCGCGGTCGCGGGCGGAGCGGACGTTCCACGCGCTGCGGGCCTCCCACCCGGACCCGCTCGCGCTGCGCCTCGCCCACCTGCTGCTCTCCCCGGCGCACCCCGCCGCGCCCATGGCCGCCGTGCTCCTCCGCCGCCTCATCTCCCCGGGCTCCCAGGCCTTCGTCTACCCGGCGCTCGCGCCCGCCACGCAGTCCTCGCTCCGCGCGCTgctcctctccgccgcctccgcgcccGGCCTCTCCAGGTCAATCTCGAAGAAGCTCTCCgacgccgtcgccgagctcgccacCCACCTGCTGCCCTCCGGCTCCTGGCCCGACCTCCTCACCTTCCTCTACAAGTCTGTCGCCTCCCCGTCCTCGCCCCCCGCGCTGCAGGAGTCGGCGCTCAACACCCTCGCCAGGCTCGCCTCCcacctcgccgccggcttccccgaCCTCCACGCGCTCCTCCTCGCCGCGCTCTCGCACCCCTCCTCCGCCGACGTCCGCGTCGCCGGCCTCAACGCCGCCATCAGCGTCATCCAGTCCCTCCCCTCCGCCGCCGAGCGCGACCGGTTCCAGGACCTCCTCCCCGCCATGATGCGCGCCCTGGCCGAGTCGCTCAACTGCGGCAACGAGGGCTCCGCGCAGGAGGCGCTCGAGATGATGATTGAGCTCGCTGGCCTGGAGCCGCGCTTCCTCCGCCGCCAGCTGCCCGACGTCGTCGCCTCCATGCTGCAGATTGCCGAGGCCCCTGGATTGGAGGATGGCACACGCCACCTCGCTGTCGAGTTCGTTGTTACCCTTGCCGAGGCGAGGGAGCGTGCGCCTGGGATGATGAGGAGGCTGCCACGGTACGTCGGCAGGCTCTTTGCGGTGGTCATGAACATGCTGCTTGATGTCCAGGATGAGCCGGCATGGTACGCCGCAGTGTCCGAGGAGGAGGACGCTGGGGAAACTGGAAGCTTTGTTTTTGCACAGGAGTGTCTTGACCGGCTTGCAATTGCTGTTGGTGGCAACACCATCTTGCCTGTGGCTGCTGAGTTGCTCCCATCGTTTATCGGTGCTGAAGAGTGGAAGAGACGGCATGCGGCACTCATGACGATATCACAGATTGCAGAAGGCTGTGCTAAGGTGATGACTAAGAATCTCGATCAGGTAGTTGGGATGGTGCTCAATTCTTTCAATGATCCTCACCCTCGGGTGAGGTGGGCAGCAATCAATGCAGTAGGGCAGCTTTCGACGGACTTGGGGCCTGAGTTGCAGAACAAGTTGCACCATGTTGTACTCCCTGCGTTGGCTTCAGCCATGGATGATTCCGAGAACCCACGCGTACAG GCACATGCAGCTTCTGCAATTCTGAACTTCAGCGAAAATTGCAGACCCGAAATTTTAACTCCATACTTGGACGTGATAGTCGGCAAACTTCTCCTGTTGCTTCAG TCTGGAAGCCAAATGGTGCAAGAAGGTGCTTTGACCGCTTTAGCGTCAGCTGCAGATTCTTCACAG GAACACTTCCAAAAATATTATGATGCAGTCATGCCATATCTCAAGGCTATACTCATGAATGCAACTGATAAATCAAGCAGAATGTTGCGTGCCAAATCAATGGAATGCATAAGTTTAGTTGGTATGGCTGTTGGGAAACAGAAATTTAGGGATGACGCTAAGCAG GTTATGGAAGTTTTGATGTCACTGCAAGGATCTCACATGGAGGCTGATGACCCAATAACGAGTTACATGCTGCAA GCATGGGCAAGACTTTGTAAGTGCCTTGGTCAGGAGTTCCTCCCCTACATGAGTGTTGTTATGCCCCCTCTACTTCAGTCTGCTCAGCTTAAACCAGATGTGAGCGTCACTTCTGCAGGCGAGGATGGTGAATCTGATGATGATGG TGTTGAGACTATTACCCTGGGAGATAAGAGGATTGGCATCAGGACCAGTCTCCTGGAGGAGAAAGCAACAGCATGCAGTATGCTGTGTTGCTATGCTGATGAGCTCAAGGAAGGGTTTTTCCCATGGATTGATCAG GTTGCAACTACTCTGGTACCTCTCCTCAAATTCTATTTTCATGACGAAGTTAGGAAGGCAGCTGTTTCAG CGATGCCTGAGCTTCTGCGTTCAGCAAAATTGGCAGTAGAAAAAGGCCAAGCTCAAGGCCGGGATAATTCTTATCTTAAGCAACTATCTGATTACATAGTTCCAGCTCTTGTAGAGGCTATGCATAAA GAACCTGACACACAAATTTGTGCAAGCATACTGGAGTCATTGAACGAGTCAATTCAG ATGTCAGGAACACTTCTCGATGAAGGCCAGGTTAGATATATAGTGGAGGGAATCAAAGAAGTAATAACAGCAAGCTCTAATAGGAGGACAGAACGAAcagagagggcgaacgctgaagacTTTGATTCAGAAGAAGACGAGCTACTGAGGGAAGAAAACGAACAGGAGGATGAAATATTTGATCAA GTTGGCGATTGTTTGGGCACTCTGGTCAAAACTTTTAAGACTTACTtccttccattctttgatgaactcTCTGTCTACTTGACACCTATGTTG GGCAAGGATAAGACATCAGAAGAAAGAAGAGTCACCATTTGCATTTTTGATGATGTTGCAGAACACTGTCGAGAAGCAGCAGTTAG GTATTATGACACATATCTTCCTTCTCTGTTAGAAGCCTGCGCAAGTGAAAACCCAGATGTTAGACAG GCTGCAGTTTATGGTATTGGCATCTGTGCTGAGTTTGGTGGTTCTGCATTTAGGCCTCATACTGGGG AGGCACTGTCCAGATTATACGATGTAATCAAACATCCTAATGCATTGGATTTGGATAATGCAATGGCATATGACAATTCTGTTTCCGCTCTTGGAAAGATATGTCAATTTCATCGTGATAGCATTGATGCATCTCAG GTCATTCCTGCTTGGTTAAGTTGTTTGCCATTGAAAAATGACCTAGTTGAGGCCAAGATTGTCCATGAACAGATGTGTGCAATGCTTGAGAA GTCCGACAGTGAGCTTTTGGGCCATAATAATCAACATCTTCCAAAGATTGTATCTACTTTTGCAGAG